CGGCTTCATTATTATACTTTCATAGTATCTTTTAATATCTTACTATTCCTTACTTACAAGTATTCTCTCGATTAAAGTCAAATGCTGCTTCAACGCCATTTTTCATTAATTTTTGTAATAATACATCAAGTCCATCTGTGTAATAACAATGGATTTCTTCTTTATATAATGGTAATAATGTATGGAAGTATACTGGCCAGTCACCCTCTATTCTTTTACCATCTTCACGAAATTCCATTTTGAATGCACCTGAACATTGTGGAAGCGGTGGTACCACCATAACACCGGAAAATTTTGTTTCTTCACTATATGGATGAATTGGCGCATTTAGATCTTGTTCTGCTCCACCTAACTGGGCTACATACGAATTTTTTAAATATTCCTTTGATTGATTTGGAAATACAAGCCACTGCCCCAACCAATATCCATTTCGCATTACATCTTGTCCAAAGTCCTGTAAAAGGCGTAAAGGCCAAGCATATTTCGAACTCGCCAAAGCGGCTACTGATACATCCCAATCCTTAGGTAGATGCATGACAAGCTCTGCATAACCACTATCTACACTCGATGGAGCTGGCATACGGAAACAGCTATTTCGATACGTTACTACTGTATGAAAATCAACCATTTTATTTGGTCCAACATCATATAATTCTACATCGGTGATCATTTTTGTATTGGCTTCTATATGATTCGTAATCATTCCATAATGTAGCTGAATATGTGACTTAAAATCTTCTATTGACGTTGGGCGTATCATTGGATTATTTTCTATTTTTTGTTCATCATTTTTCTCATCAGATTCCCATACTAATTCAAATTCAAATCCTTTTAGTTCACTTTTTGCAACTCTCTCTTTAAATTCGTTTGATACGAAAGTTTGTACAGATACAATCGGAAAATCTCCATATTTATGCTTTGTATTCAATGTACAAAAAATATGCTCCCCCCTAATTTTCCCTGTAATAAATGCAAATTTATCAAATCCACCAAAATCATCAGGGTCCGCATTCTCATAATCAATACAATCTAATACATTTAATACATTTATTGCATAACATTCGTATCGTTCATGAACAAGTGGAAGAATTTCAACTTTCCTTTTAATTAAATCAAATACTACTTCTATCGCTTTTTTTGTAAAAACAAGTGGTATTTCACTTAATAAATCTGATGGTTCCCCCTCATTTAAAAGTTTCATTTGCAGTGGATCCCATTTATCAATTACTGATTGACCTTGAAAAGCATTATCAAAGATTTCTTGTCCTTCCTCATTCTCACACTCTAATTGATCAAAATTAGAATTGCTAATAATTTTCCATATTTTCATTAAACTACTCCTCTTAATCTTTATATAGGAATTCTATTTTCCCCGTTAATAAATTATTTCTAGTATTCTCTATAAACTTCAATATCTCTTCACGCTTAAGCTGGTGACTTATAGGTAACCGATCGATCGTTTTTAATTTTTCACTTAAATATCGAATATACTGATCACCATGTCTAAACATCATATCCCCTTTTT
This genomic interval from Bacillus thuringiensis contains the following:
- a CDS encoding suppressor of fused domain protein — its product is MKIWKIISNSNFDQLECENEEGQEIFDNAFQGQSVIDKWDPLQMKLLNEGEPSDLLSEIPLVFTKKAIEVVFDLIKRKVEILPLVHERYECYAINVLNVLDCIDYENADPDDFGGFDKFAFITGKIRGEHIFCTLNTKHKYGDFPIVSVQTFVSNEFKERVAKSELKGFEFELVWESDEKNDEQKIENNPMIRPTSIEDFKSHIQLHYGMITNHIEANTKMITDVELYDVGPNKMVDFHTVVTYRNSCFRMPAPSSVDSGYAELVMHLPKDWDVSVAALASSKYAWPLRLLQDFGQDVMRNGYWLGQWLVFPNQSKEYLKNSYVAQLGGAEQDLNAPIHPYSEETKFSGVMVVPPLPQCSGAFKMEFREDGKRIEGDWPVYFHTLLPLYKEEIHCYYTDGLDVLLQKLMKNGVEAAFDFNRENTCK